ACGTACGGCGTCCTCACGGGAGCAACTGTGCGCGCCCTTCGCCAAGACATCGCGGAAGCGGTTGCTCGAGCCATGGTCCAAGGCTCCGCCCATGCTCAGTCGCTCGTTCGAGAGCGTTGTCACCGCGAGGCGCCACCCTTTGCCCGGTTCGGAGACCAGGCACTCGTCGGGCACGAAGACTTCGTCGAGGAAGACTTCGTTGAACTCGGAGAACCCGGTGGCCTGTCGAAGCGGACGCACATCGACACCGGTGCTGCGCATGTCGACCAGGAAGTACGAAATACCCTTGTGCTTGGGCGCATCCGGATCCGTCCGCGCCAGGCACACGCCCCAGTCGGCCTCGTGAGCCATCGAATTCCATACCTTCTGGCCCGAGAGAATCCAGCCACCGTCGACCTTGCGGGCCGCGGTGGACAGCCCTGCAAGGTCCGAACCCGCGCCGGGTTCGGAAAACAACTGACACCAGACGATCTCGCCACGCAGCGTCGAGTGAACGAACCTCTGCTGCTGCTCAGCGCTGCCGTACTCGAGGATCGTGGGCAAGACCCACTCACCGATCACGGTTGTCGGCTGCTTCAGCCCGCGCACTGCGAATTCCTGCGCGATGACGGCCTGCTGTTCCGGGCCTGCGCCGAGACCGAACGGCTTCGGGTAGTGAGGCGCCACCAGGCCCGCGTCGGCGAGTAGAGCGCGCCGACTGCCACCACGCTCCGGCGCCCAGCCCTCGCTGCGCACAGCGTCGTCGGGCAGCGCGTCGAGTTGGTCGAGCACGGCGGCTACCTCTGCCCGGAGCGCAGGCAAGGTGTCCGCTCCGATGAAGGAGAAGTCCCGGGTCGTGGTGATCGCGAGTTCGCCGAGTCGCTCGGCCCACATCTGATCGGAACCGGCGAGGGTGGCAAGACTGATCGCGCGTCGCCAATACAGGTGCACATCGTGCTCCCAGGTGAAGCCGACCCCACCCAGAAGCGTCACACATTCGAGGGAGTTGTCGATGCCTGCCGCCAGCGCGGCGACCACCGCCTGCGCGGATACGAGGGCACGCTGGTCGGCATCATGCTCCTGTGCGCGGGCGGCATCCCAAGCCGCTGCACACGCCACCTCAGCCCGCACCAGCATCATCGCGGACTTGTGCTGGACGGCCTGGAAGGTGCCGATGGCCTGGCCGAACTGCTCACGGGTTTTCACGTAGTCGACGGCTGTCGATAGCGTCCAGGCCGCGATACCACTGGCCTCGGCAGCGAACAGGGTGTTGCGCAGCCATTCTGCATCCGCATCAGTGATGCCGCCCAGCACGTCCGCGTCACCGACTGCGTGTCCGTCGAGCGTGAGTATCCCGATGGCGCGGGTCAGGTCGACTCCGGCCTCGGCGGTGACAGCAGCGGTCTCGCCCGACACCAGCCGGAACCATACCGACGAACCGTCGGAGTCGAGTGCGCGGACCAGCACGATCTCCGCGCCGGGCAGACCCAGAGTGGGCTCGGACACACCGTGTACGAGCCAGCCGGTAGCGGTGCGCTCAGCGGTCAATCCAGAGCCGAAGGCGGTCGCGCCCGTCGCGCCGCCCGCGAACACTTCGAGCAACCCGACTGCAGCTCCCGAATCCCCCGCGAGACCGAGGGCCCGCGTGAGAACAGCGCTCGTGATCACGGTCGGTAGGAACGGCCCCGGATACAGGGCTTTGCCCAGTTGCTCGACGACGACGGCCAACTCGGTGATACCGGCCCCGTCCCCGCCGCTCTCCTCGGGTAAGTGGATGGCATGCAGGCGCTGCTGTACCAGCTGATCCCACGTGTGCGGCCGGTCTCCAGCCGCAAGACCGGTGGTGTTCGCTCGGCCGTGCGCGATGGCATCGGCGCGCGCGCCGAAGGCCGCGACCGAGTCTGCGAGGTGCCGATGTTCCTCTTCGAGTGCTAGTGCCACGATATGCCCCTCAGATCCGCTCGAGAATGAGCGCGGTGGTCGACGCGGAGGCGCAGATGGCCACCATCGCCGTTGATGCGTCGCGGCGCTCGAGCTCGTCGAGTGCCGTCGCGAGCAGCCGGATGCCGGTCGCACCGGCCGGGTGACCTAACGCGATTGCGCCCCCGTTGACGTTCAGCAGGTCCTCGCTCACGCCGTGCACCTGGGCGAAGGACATCGGGACCGAGGCGAAGGCCTCGTTGATCTCGAACAGGTCGATATCTGCGATGGTCATGCCACTGCGCTCGAGCACTTTGCGGCCTGCGTCGATCGGGCCGTCCAGTAAGTACTCCAGATCACCGCCGATAATGCACTGGGCGACGATCCGTGCCCTGGGTTTGACACCGAGGTCGCGAGCTCGCTCGGCGGACATCAGCAGGGCAGCGCTGGCGCCGTCGGAGATCTGCGAGGAACTGCCCGCCGTATGCAAGCCACCATCGAGGACGGGTTGCAGCCGCGCCAGCCCCTCCATGGTGGAGTCGCGCAGACCTTGATCGCGGGTGACGCGGACCGGCTTCTGACCCGGCTCGAGACTCGGGACCGTGACGGGGATGATCTGCGCATCGAATCGGCCCGCGTCCCATGCCGCCTTCGCGAGCTGCTGCGAGCGCAGACCGAACGCGTCGAGATCCTCGCGTGTGAATCCGCGGTTGCGGGCTATGCGGTCCGCGCCCGTGTACTGGTCGGGATACTCGACCGACCAGGATTCGGGCCGCGGCGTGCCCAGGCCCGTGCCGACCTTGGCGGTCAGCGGTGCACGGGTCATCAGCTCTACGCCGCAGGCGACGCCCACATCCGTTGCCCCGGCAGCGATTTGACCAGCCAGTAGCTGCACGGCGCGCTGCGCGGTGCTGCACTGGGCGTCGATCGTGGTCGCGCCGGTGTGCGGGGGTAGTCCGGCGTGCAGCCATGAGGTGCGGGCGATGTTGCCGTACTGCTCACCCAGGGGTGTAACGCAGCCGCCGATGACCTCCTCGACGATCTCCGGATCGATCCCGGTGCGCTCGAGCACCCCGCGCTGAGCCAAGCCGAGTAGCTCGGCAGAGTGGATCGTGGACATCCAACCGTTGCGCTTGCCGAACGGGGTCCTGGCAAGGTCGACGATCACCGGTGTCATGACAGCTCCTCAATTTTGTCCAAGACGTTCCGTCCGGGGTTGCTCCAGGACTTACCGTCCAGGCCGCGGGTGGTCAGGTTCCACTGGTCGATCAGGTCGAGGCTCACGCACACTTGCCCCGTCACGTCGGCGGCGCAGTCGCAGAGCGCGAGAACGCCCTCGACCATCTCCTCGAGGGACTCGATCTGGTCCGGACGGACAGTGGCACCGACCAATGCGGTGGCGCCCTCGCTGAGAACGGCGGCACGCGGCTGGACGGTATTGACCCGTACCCCCGTGCCGTAGAGCTCCGCGCCCATGCCGTGCGTGATCCGGTTCAGAGCGGCTTTGGATGCGCCGTAGACCGCCATCGAAGTGCCAGGGGGCACCAGGTCGAATGGCGGCCCCTCGTGGTGGCGGGCCGTTGCGCTCGAGACGTTGACGATCCAGCCCGCGCCGGCCTCGACCATCGACGGGATCGCAGCTTGCATCAGGTCGAGCGGAGCGTGCACGTTCGCTTCGAACGTGAGTTGGCGGCGCCGCAGCGGGTAGTCCGCGAGCGGCTGGTAAATCGCAGCTGCCGCATTGTTGATCAGAATGTCGATCGGGCCGCCGAGCAACTCGGCCGCCTTGGTGATCACCTGCGAGCGGTCCTCGGGGTCGGTCAGGTCGGCGACGACCATCTCGACTCTGCCGCCGTATCGGCGCAGCCGTTCGGTGGTCTCCTCCAGGCTGCCAGGAAGCTGACCGCCGGGCGAGAGAGTGCGCGCGACGAGAACCACGTCGGCACCCTCGGCAGCAAGCCGCTCCGCAACGCCCGCGCCGATGCCTCGGCTGGCACCGGTGACGACCGCGCGTCGTCCCTCGAATCGCATGCCCACCATTTACTCGAACTTCGAGGCGAAACGGTGAATGCTCTGACCGATGCGGACTACTTCTTCATCGGTGAGACCGTGGCTCATGCCCAAGGTCATGCCGCGGGCGAAGACCTCGTCGGCCACCGGCAACCCCTCGGGGGGCTGACGGAACTCGACGTTGTTCATCATCGGGTGTCGAGTGATGTTGCCGCTCCAGACGGTGCGGGTGTCGATGCCGTCGGCCTCGATGGCCTCCTGCATCTGGCTGCGGGTGAAGGGTGCGTCGGCGTTGATCATCACCGGATAGCAGAGCCACGCGGTGTCCAGGCCTTCGAGCTCGACGGGCGTGGTGAAGAACTTCGGGAACGCGCTGTAGGCCTCGGTGTAGGCGGCCCAGGTTGCCTTGCGGGTCTTGTAGTTGTCGGCAAGCTTGTCCAGCTGCACGACACCGTACGCGGCCCCCAGCTCGGAGGGCTCGAAGTTCCAAGGCATGACGGCGTCGAAAATGAAGTCGTTGTCGTAGTCGACACCGTCGAGCTGCTCACGGAAGACTCGGCCGACATCCTTGCTGCTGCCGAACAGGTTCGGCTCGCTGCGCCGGCCCCAACGACGCAGAAGCAGCGCCTTGTCGCGGCTTGCCTCGTCGTCGACCAGAACCATGCCGCCGGTGCCTGCGCACGTGATGATGTGCGCCATCGAGAAGCTGGTGACGCTGATGTCGGCGCGGGCACCGGTGGGGGTGCCGCGGAGCGTCGGGCCGATGGCATCGCAGCAATCTTCGATGATTTTGAGGCCGTGGCGATCGGCGATCTCGCGGATCGCGTCCCAGTCGGGGCAGTTGCCGGCGAGGTTCGGCAACAGGATGGCACCGGTCTTCTCGGTGATCATCGCCTCGATCTTGCTGACGTCGATGTTGACCGTGTTGGGCTCCACGTCCACGAACACCGGGACCATACCGGCGCGAACGATGGGCGCGATATCAGTGGAGAACGTGAGGGGAGAGGTGATGATCTCGCTGCCCTTGGGCAGGTCCAGCAGTTCGACGGCGACATACAGGCCCGAAGAGCCCGAGTTCACCATCACGCCGAACTTCTTGCCGCTGAGCTCCGCGATGCGGCGCTCCATCTCGGCGACGTTCTTGCCGATACGCAGGCCCTGGTGGCCACTGCGCAGCACGTCGACGACTGCCTGAATCTCTTCCTCGCCGTGGGTCGCGCGGGCGTAGGTGATGCGGTCGGTCATGGAAAACTCCTAAATGGCTGATCGTGAAACAAGAAGGTGTTGAGTGCTAGCGGTCGGCTGAGAGCACGAGAGCGCTGTGGGGTACGGGGGAGCCGCCGGTGACCAGGACGTTGTCCAAAGTCTTGGTGGGCTGGTTCACAGAGGTGCCGCGGATCAGACGCACGCCCTCCGCGATGCCGTTGACGCCGTGTATATAGCCCTCGCCGAGCTGGCCGCCGTTGGTGTTGATCGGTAGGCGGCCACCAAGTTCGAGGTTGCCGTCGGCGATGAAGTCCTTCGCCTCGCCCTTGCCACAGAAGCCATACTCTTCGAGCTGGAGCAGCACCATCGGAGTGAAGGCGTCGTAGAGGATCGCGGCGTCGATCTCGGCGGGGCTGAGGCCGGACTGGCTCCAGAGCTGCTGGGCGACGAGGTCGACTTCCGGCATGGAGTCGATGTCGTCGCGGTAGTAGCTGCTCATCGAGATCTGCTGCGGGCCTACGCCCTGCGCTGCGCCGGTGATGATGGCGGGCTTGTGCGGCAGGTCGCGCGCACGCTCTGCGCTGACGATGACCAGCGCGACGCCACCGTCGGACTCCTGGCAGCAGTCGAGCAGCCGGATCGGATCAGCGATCAGACGCGAGTTCTGATGGTCCTCGATGGTGATGGGCCGCTCGTGGAACCAGGCCTTCGGATTGTTGGCCGCGTGCTTGCGCGAGAGCACCGATATCGCCCCGAAGTCCGCGCTGGTGGCACCGTACTTGTGCATGTACAGCTTGGCCAGGAACGCCTCCTGCTGGGCGGGGGTGAGCAATCCGTAGGGGTTGATCCAGTTGCGGTACTCCTGGTCCGTGTTCTGGTTGTACGCGAAGGCGGGCGGGCCTTGGCCGAATCGGTGTCCCGACCGTTCGTTCATCGCGCGGTAAACGACGACAACGTCGGCCACCCCGGTCGCTACCGCGAGCGCGGCCTGCTGCACGGGCGCACACGCGCCGCCGCCGCCGTGCGGGATGCGGCTGAAGAACTTGAGTTGAGGAATGCCGAGCGCGCGGGCGACGGCGATCTCGGGGTTGTTCTCCATGGTGAAGAGGGAGAATCCGTCGACCTCCTCGATTCCGATCTGTGCGTCCGCAAGTGCGGCGACTACCGACTCGCAGGCCAGCTGCCACTCACTGCGTCCGGAGTTCTTGGAGAACTCTGTCGCGCCGATACCGGCGATGGCGGTGGCGCCTGAGAATCCGCGGGTCATGTGCTCTCTCCTTGTTGTGGGGTCGGCTCCACGGTCACCGTGGCGGTCACATGGGGACCCCGCGCGTTGCTACCGATCACCTTGACGGTCACTGCGTCGCCGTCGACCGTGGTGACCTCGCCGGTGAACGTCATGGTGTCGCCGGGGAAATTCGGCACGCCGAGGCGCAGGGAAGTCTTCTTGATGCGGGAGGCGGGCCCGGACCAGTCGGTGATGTACCGGTCGATGAACCCGTTCGTGGAGTTGATGCTCATGAAGATGTCGGGTGTGCCGCGACCCTGCGCCGCGCCCGGGTCGTGGTGGACATCCTCGTAGTCCTGCGAGGCCATCGCGGCCGCGACGATCAGCGTCCGGTCCAGGGGAAGATCGAGCTTGGGCAGCTGGTAGCCGATCTGGCACTTTGGCATGCTCATGATTGGGCCTCCCCGTCGAGACCAGTTGTGCTGCGGCGGCGCAGCTGCGGCAGGATCTCTCCGTGCGCGTGCTCGGAGAATGCGACCTCGAGTTCCATGCCGAACTCGAGTTCGTCGTGGTCGATGCCGGCGATATCGGCAACCAGCCGTGTGCCCTCTTCGAGATCCACCAACCCGACGGCCAGTGGGTACTCGAACGCCGGGTCCTTCGGGTGGTGCAGCACGGTGAAGCTGTGCAGCGTGCACTTGCGGGTGGACTCGACGGTGTCCCACTCGAAGGAGCGGCAGGACGGGCAGGCCGGGGTCGGCGGGTGGCGCAGCGTCTGGCAGGCGGCGCAGCGCTGGATCTCGAGCCGGCCCTCCTTCGCGGCGTTGAAGAAGAAGTCGTTGTCCTGGGTCACCGTCAGGCGGGGGACCGAGGTGTGCCGGACCGGTTCGGTTGTCTCGCTCATGCGTTGGTCTCCTGACTGGTGGGGTTGAACCGGAGGATGCGGAAGCGCTCCTCGACCAGGGTGTCGCCCGACTGGTTGACGTAGTTCTTGTGCAGCGTGATGAAGCAGCCTTGGCCGAGGCCGGTCTGCTTGAACGGCGAGATGGACTCGATGGTGAAGAGCGCCGTGACGTGGTCGCCGGGGTGCAGCTCCGCGCGGTACTCCTGCTCGACGTCGGTGGCCACCACCGAGGTGAAGCCCGCCTCGTCGAGCATCGCGAGCAGCCGCGAGTAGGCGAAATCCTCGATCGCGCCTTCCGCGCGGAGACGCTGCACCTCGCGGTATCGGCGGTATCCGGCCATAACCCAGGTAGAGATCATCGCGGGTGGACAGATGACATCCCTACGGCCGGTTGCGCGCGCAGCCTCAGGGTCGACGTAGATCGGGTTGAAGTCGTCGTGGGCCTCGGCCCAGTTGCGGATCATGGCGGCATTGACGTCATAGCGAGCCACGCGGGGCGGCTCGGCTTCCACCCCGATGAAGTCGGCGAATTGTTTTTCCAAGTGTTCCACTGATGCCCTCCGCAATTTCATACTTGAGCAAGCGCTTGATTTATAGAGTATCAGCGCCTCGCAGAAATGAAAACCATGGTCCGAGAGAGGGGCCCACGGGGCAGATCAGTCCGTCCAGTCGGTTACGCTGAGGCCACGTCGCAGGCTAGCGAGGGGTGAATTACCTAGCCATCGAGTTCTTGCGGCCGTCGTCGTGATGATGCTGCGGCACCCCTTCGTGCCAGGGCGCATCTCGCTGGCACTAACCACCAAGAATTCATGACGCCGGGGTATCGGCGTGATTGTGTCCGACAACAGACAAGAAGTGATGACTTGACAACAACGACCCCGGACCGCAGGGCGCAGATCCTTGATAGCTCGGCGGAGTTGTTTGCCAGGAAGGGCGTCGCGGGGACCACCGTGCGCGACATCGGTGAGGCGGCTGGAGTCTTCTCCGGAAGCCTGTACCACTACTTCAAGTCGAAGAACGCGATCGTGGCCGAATTACTCGCTGATTTGATGGGCGATATTGCGGCAAGGTTCGAGCTGATCGAGGCGACGGCATCGAGTCCCGTCGAGATCATTCGCGGGCTGATCCGTGAGACGCTCACGGTGATCGAGCTGCATCCGTACGCGACCGCGATTTACCAGAACGATCGCAACTACCTTCGTGCACACGAACTACTGGAACCGGTCGACCGTGCGTCACGCGGGATCCGCGAGCACTGGCTCGAGGCGATCAGGCGGGGCGCGGAAGAGGGTGCGTTCCGGGTCGATATCGCGCCGGAAATCTTCTACCGGACCGTGCGAGACACTCTCTGGTCGACCACGCATTGGCCGGACCGAAAGCAATACACGCTGGCAGAGTTCTCCGAGCTGATGACGACGCTATTTTTCAGCGGCTTCTGCCTCGTACTAGACGAGTAGCTCGGACGAGACGCCGAGCGCGGCGGGAGGCTCCGTGTCTCGTCCAGCGAGATCGGCACGATGGCGCGCGCTTCGCCGTGGTTACAGTCGCCGTTGATGCAAGCGCCCCTGCTTTCATCATTGATAGGAGGCCTGATGGGCACCCCCGTAATTGTCGATGCTGCCCGATCGCCCAGTGGAAAACGCGGCGGTTGGCTGTCCAGCTTGCACGCGGCACAACTGCTCGGTCAGGTTCAACGTGCGGCGCTGGAACGCGTCGGTGTCGAATCCGAACTGGTGGAGCAGGCTATCGGTGGCTGCGTCACCCAAGCTGGTGAGCAGGCCTCCAATGTGACCCGCACGGCCTGGCTCAATGCCGGGCTTTCCGAGCAGACCGGCGCAACCACCATTGATTCCCAATGCGGCTCGGGCCAACAGGCCGCGCACCTGATCGCCGGTCAAATCGCGCTGGGCGCGATAGACGTGGGTATGGCGTGCGGGGTCGAGATGATGTCGCGGGTGCCGCTGCTGTCGAACATCCCCGAGGGTCTCGGCGGGCCGAAGCCAGCCGACTGGACGCTGGACCTTCCGAATCAGTTCGTCGGTGCCGACAGGATCGCGCGCCGGCGCTCTTTCACCCGTGAGGATCTGGACTTGTTCGGGCTGCGTTCGCAGCAGCGCGCGGCTGCGGCGTGGAGCGAGAACCGCTTTCATCGTCAGATCATTCCGATTACCGTGCCCGGGCCCGACGGCTCCGCTGTCATCGATCGCGACCAGGGTTTGCGAGAAACCTCCATGGACGCACTGTCCACGTTGCGTCCAGTGATCGACGGTGGGTTGCACACCGCAGGCACCGCCTCGCAGATCTCGGATGGTGCAACCGCAGCGATCCTGATGGACGAGTCCCGCGCCCGGCACCTCGGACTGCGTCCGCGCGCCCGCATGGTGAGCCAATGCCTGATCGGTGCCGAGCCCGAGTTCCTACTCGACGGGCCTGTGCAAGCTGCCCAGCGGGTGCTCGATCGGGCCCGGATGAGCATGTCCGACATGGATCTGGTCGAGGTCAACGAAGCCTTCGCCTCGGTTCCCATGTCGATGGCGCAGATGCACGCGGTGGACCCGGACAAGCTCAATGTCAACGGCGGCGCAATCGCGCTGGGCCATCCGGTGGGCTCGACTGGCATCAGGTTGATCGCGGCGATCATCGACGAACTCGAGCTTCGCGACCAGCAATTCGGGTTGATCGCAGTCTGTGCGGGTGGAGCCATGGCCAGCGCCGCGATTATCGAGCGGCTATGACGGGCGGCGCGCAGGCGAGCGGGCTCGCGGGCAAGGTGGCGGTGATTTCGGGTGCAGGCCGCAGTAGATCCATCGGCCGCTCCATCGCGATGGAGCTCGCGCGCGAGGGTTGCGATCTGGTGCTCACGGGCACGGGGCGCACTCCCGACCGGTACACGGAAGAGGAACGTGCCAGCGGATGGCGGGACATCGAGTCGGTGGCGGAGGAGGCGCGGGGCCTCGGGGTCCGCGCCCTCACCGCGATACTGGACGTCTCCGACGAGGCCGCAGTCGACGGGTTGGTGAACAAGGTCGTCGCGGAGTTCGGCGGAGCCGACGTCCTCGTGAACAACGCCGCGGCTGCTCGCGCTGGGGACCGCGTCCCTGTCACGGACCTGGCGGCTGACGTCTGGGATTTCGTGATGCGGGTGAACGTGCGCGGGACCTTCCTGATGAGCAGGGCATTCGCTCGCCAATTCGTTGCGCAGGGGCGTGGCGGCACGATCGTCAACATCTCCTCCATTGCAGGGAAGATCAGCGGTGCCAACGCGGCGGCGTACTCGGCCTCGAAGGCTGCGGTGCAGTCACTGACCTCGTCGATGGCCAAGGAATTGGGAGGTGACCAGATTCGGGTCAACGCGCTGTGCCCGGGGATCGTGTCTACTTCACGGCTGGACGATCTGACGGCCCACCAGTGGGACGTGTTGATCGCGGAGCGAGTGCCGCTGGGCCGAGCCGGCACCCCGCAGGAAATTGCGTTTGCTGTGGCATTCCTGGCCAGCGACAAAGGACGGTGGATTACCGGGCAGTCGTGGAACATCGACGGCGGCCAGATGACTATTCGCTGACCGTGCCGCGTGGATAGCAGCGCTGCGCTCATATGCGTGCAAAACGGCTGACCACTGGTGATGAGCTGCGGACCCCGGCAGGTCTGGCTTCTCGAAGGCCGTGACGGCCCGGTCTCGACTGATCACTCTTGGTCTCGTCCGGCAGGTCTGACGACTGGTGGCCTGGAGTGTTGATTTCCTTGCGGTCCAGTGACCGCAGGCGACGTCGTTGCCGAATCCCTGTGGCGTTCATCGACGCGAAAATGCCTTTTGTGACTGGTTTCACTTTGTGCGTGTTTTTTTCGTCCGACTGCTGTTAGGTTGAATCAAGCGCTTGCTCAACACGCGCTCGGTTCCGAGTAGTACTGGTTCGTCGGACTCGGCTTTCGGTGTCGGTGGAGTAGCTATCACCTAGGCCACGCTGCGGGTGCTCACCTCCGCGCACAGCACATCCCGGAGCTTTCCGGTTCATCGTTCCCGGGTTTTGCATCGCCGCAGAGCGGTCCCACAGATAGGAAATTACCATCGAGAAAGTAAGGAAGCCTTCTATGTATCGCAACAAGGAATTGCTGTGGAAGTCGATCGCGGTGCCCTTCGCGGCCACGCTGTTGCTTGTCGGCTGCGCCAGCGGGGCCGACACCGGTAGCGGGGCTGCCACCGAAGGATTGAGTGAGGGCATGAGAGGGGCCACTGACAGCGGTGATCCCGTCTCCGGCGGCACCCTTTCTTTCGGGGCGTATTCCGAGCCGGCGGCGCTGGACCCAGCGGTGGCAATCGCGGCGGTCACCACCGGTGGCGTAGAGATGCTGAACATCTACGATTCACTGCTGCGATTCGACACCGAGTCCAACGAATTCGTTCCGCAGATGGCGCAGAGCCTCGACCACGACGACGACTTTCGAACCTGGACCCTGACGTTGCGGGACGGCGTGAAGTTCTCCAACAACATGCCAGTGGATGCGGCGGCGGTGAAAGCGAGCCAGGAACGCTATGCGGCAAAGCCTGCTCCGGAGGCGGCGCTATGGAACGACAGCGTGGAGAGCATCGAAACATCGGGCGATCGGACCGTCACCTACACACTCAATAAGTCCTGGTCCGACTTTCCCGGGTTGCTCACAACCGGACCGGGCATGATCGTCTCCACCGAGTCGGACGGTCCGGACGGAAAGTTCACGCCGATCGGGGCAGGACCCTTCACCCTTGCTGCTTGGGCTCAGGCCGACAGCATGACGTTGTCGGCACGAGACGACTACTGGGCAGGGGAGCCGAATCTGGATGCGCTACGCATCGTGTATCTCCCCGGGACGCAGGTCGGACTGGAAACCATGTACAACGGCGGCATCGACTCGACGTTTGTCCGCGAACCCGACGAGGTCAACGAGGTCGTGGAGCGCGGGATGAGCGGCTATGTGAACATGACCGCCGCGGGCAACGCCGCGCTCATCAATGCCTCGGAGGGCCGTCCCGGCGCCGACCCACGCGTGCGTCAGGCGATGCAGCTTGCCGTTGATCCGCAGATCATCACCCAGCGCGCATTCGACGATCCCGACCTGGGAAACGGCACGATTTTCCCGGAGTATTCGCGCTGGCACACGCAGACCCAGGCCACACCCGTCGCCCCTGAAAAAGCCAAGCAATTGCTTGCGGAGGCGATGTCGGACGGCTACAACGGCAAACTCGAAGTGATCGACGCATCAGACCCGGCCTCGCAGCAGACTGCGCTCGCCGTCGAAGCGCAACTGGAAGCGGTTGGCTTCGATGTCCAGGTCAACTTGATGCCGACAATCGGTGACCAGGTCCGCACCATCGCCAAGGAACGGAACTACGATCTCGCGGCGTGGGGTCTGTCGTACCGCGAATCCGACCCATTTCCAAAGATGCAGGCAACGATGCACAGCGAAGGCAAGCAAACCTATGGGATGTACACCAGCCCAGAAATGGACTCGCTGATCGACAATCTGCAGTTGGCCTCCGACAAGGACGAGAAGGTCGGTCTGGTCGACAAGATCCAGCAGCAGGTCAACAAGGACGTGCCCTTCTTGGTCTACAGTTCCTTCGCTGAGTTCGTCGTGTGGAACCCCACCGTGCATGGCGTAGTGGGCTCCTCCAATTCAATGGCGCTCTTCGGGACGGCCTGGAAGTCGTAGTAGCCCCGCGGAGATGGTGGTCGGCCCTGGTCATCGGGTTATGCAAATAGCCCGATGACTAGGGCCGCCGCGGGCGCTTGCCAGAAGAAGAATTCTTCCTGCTTCCTCGTGCGCCCTTGGCCGGCTGGCTCGCCTTCGCTGCCAGTTGCTGCTTCTTCTTCGCCGCGCTGTTGTTGCGGTTCGCTGCACTGGTGGGTGGTGTAGGAGTTCCCCGGGAGCTTCGGACCGAGCGTCCGCGGACGATTCCGACGAAGTCCTCGACCTCTTCGGTCGTCTTGTCGATGAGCCATGCAATGGCGATGGGGGAGCCCGCTACGCCGTCGATCGGGCGATATACGAGGTCTTTGCGGCTGTGCAATCGGGCGATCGACTGCGGGAGAACGGCGATACCCAGCCCAGCGGCAACGTACTCGACCAGTTCGGCGTGTGAATTCACCTGCGGCGGTGCCAGGCGCGTGCCGTCGGCGATTTCGGTGGCGATCGACGCCCACTCGGGAACCTCGGACGGTTCCTGCAGCAGGTGCTCGTCGGCGAGGTCTGTCACGGCGATGCGATCGAAGGCGGCGACTGGGTGATCCTTGGGAACGACCACCACAGCAACTTCCTCATAGAGGCCGATGACGCTGAGATCGTTCCGGTCGACCGGGAGTCGAACGAAACCGACATCGACCACGCCCGATCGAAGCGAGGACTCCTGAGTGTCGGCTGTGGTGGGGACCAGCTCCAACCCGATGTCGGGGAATCGCTCGGACCAGATTCGGGTCCACTTTGCAGGCGTCACGCCTTCGGTGAAACCGACAG
This region of Rhodococcus sp. PAMC28707 genomic DNA includes:
- a CDS encoding lipid-transfer protein; this encodes MTRGFSGATAIAGIGATEFSKNSGRSEWQLACESVVAALADAQIGIEEVDGFSLFTMENNPEIAVARALGIPQLKFFSRIPHGGGGACAPVQQAALAVATGVADVVVVYRAMNERSGHRFGQGPPAFAYNQNTDQEYRNWINPYGLLTPAQQEAFLAKLYMHKYGATSADFGAISVLSRKHAANNPKAWFHERPITIEDHQNSRLIADPIRLLDCCQESDGGVALVIVSAERARDLPHKPAIITGAAQGVGPQQISMSSYYRDDIDSMPEVDLVAQQLWSQSGLSPAEIDAAILYDAFTPMVLLQLEEYGFCGKGEAKDFIADGNLELGGRLPINTNGGQLGEGYIHGVNGIAEGVRLIRGTSVNQPTKTLDNVLVTGGSPVPHSALVLSADR
- a CDS encoding MaoC/PaaZ C-terminal domain-containing protein, whose translation is MSMPKCQIGYQLPKLDLPLDRTLIVAAAMASQDYEDVHHDPGAAQGRGTPDIFMSINSTNGFIDRYITDWSGPASRIKKTSLRLGVPNFPGDTMTFTGEVTTVDGDAVTVKVIGSNARGPHVTATVTVEPTPQQGEST
- a CDS encoding Zn-ribbon domain-containing OB-fold protein, producing MSETTEPVRHTSVPRLTVTQDNDFFFNAAKEGRLEIQRCAACQTLRHPPTPACPSCRSFEWDTVESTRKCTLHSFTVLHHPKDPAFEYPLAVGLVDLEEGTRLVADIAGIDHDELEFGMELEVAFSEHAHGEILPQLRRRSTTGLDGEAQS
- a CDS encoding MaoC family dehydratase N-terminal domain-containing protein; protein product: MEHLEKQFADFIGVEAEPPRVARYDVNAAMIRNWAEAHDDFNPIYVDPEAARATGRRDVICPPAMISTWVMAGYRRYREVQRLRAEGAIEDFAYSRLLAMLDEAGFTSVVATDVEQEYRAELHPGDHVTALFTIESISPFKQTGLGQGCFITLHKNYVNQSGDTLVEERFRILRFNPTSQETNA
- a CDS encoding steroid 3-ketoacyl-CoA thiolase, with translation MGTPVIVDAARSPSGKRGGWLSSLHAAQLLGQVQRAALERVGVESELVEQAIGGCVTQAGEQASNVTRTAWLNAGLSEQTGATTIDSQCGSGQQAAHLIAGQIALGAIDVGMACGVEMMSRVPLLSNIPEGLGGPKPADWTLDLPNQFVGADRIARRRSFTREDLDLFGLRSQQRAAAAWSENRFHRQIIPITVPGPDGSAVIDRDQGLRETSMDALSTLRPVIDGGLHTAGTASQISDGATAAILMDESRARHLGLRPRARMVSQCLIGAEPEFLLDGPVQAAQRVLDRARMSMSDMDLVEVNEAFASVPMSMAQMHAVDPDKLNVNGGAIALGHPVGSTGIRLIAAIIDELELRDQQFGLIAVCAGGAMASAAIIERL
- a CDS encoding SDR family oxidoreductase, coding for MTGGAQASGLAGKVAVISGAGRSRSIGRSIAMELAREGCDLVLTGTGRTPDRYTEEERASGWRDIESVAEEARGLGVRALTAILDVSDEAAVDGLVNKVVAEFGGADVLVNNAAAARAGDRVPVTDLAADVWDFVMRVNVRGTFLMSRAFARQFVAQGRGGTIVNISSIAGKISGANAAAYSASKAAVQSLTSSMAKELGGDQIRVNALCPGIVSTSRLDDLTAHQWDVLIAERVPLGRAGTPQEIAFAVAFLASDKGRWITGQSWNIDGGQMTIR
- a CDS encoding TetR/AcrR family transcriptional regulator, with protein sequence MTTTTPDRRAQILDSSAELFARKGVAGTTVRDIGEAAGVFSGSLYHYFKSKNAIVAELLADLMGDIAARFELIEATASSPVEIIRGLIRETLTVIELHPYATAIYQNDRNYLRAHELLEPVDRASRGIREHWLEAIRRGAEEGAFRVDIAPEIFYRTVRDTLWSTTHWPDRKQYTLAEFSELMTTLFFSGFCLVLDE